The proteins below come from a single Natrinema sp. SYSU A 869 genomic window:
- the hmgB gene encoding hydroxymethylglutaryl-CoA synthase: MTAVGIDAVEIWTGNLKLDLPGTFAPKKGEDPEKYTKGLGLNASSFPDSYEDIVTMGANAAHRLMKRKGLEPEDIGRIDVATESAFDNSKPVSTYVAGCLEQVYEADFHHANKGERKFACISGTQSLDDAYNWIRAGRNRGRSALVIATDTALYARGDDGEATQGAGAVAMLISEDPNLVELSAEQGYGSADETDFLKPNQQFPSVDGKRSVQVYLARMREALEDFESVAGEVHEEDFIYAPFHTPFPGMVRKAALLAFRHVTRNTEVEDELADEIGRQPRPEAFDSDDEYRDALREYMDLLKDTDRYAEWYDTTIDPTLTIAREVGNWYTGSVHVARASALKHALENDREMTGKKLLIGSYGSGAQAEMHSETVQEGWKDEIGALNIDGQLADRYEMEWADYEEIHDSHNHDMDVDIEEFTTPNEEFVFDGWGRMGERKYRYVE; this comes from the coding sequence ATGACTGCAGTCGGCATCGACGCCGTCGAAATTTGGACCGGGAACCTCAAACTCGACCTTCCCGGCACGTTCGCCCCGAAGAAGGGCGAAGACCCGGAAAAATACACGAAGGGGCTCGGCCTCAACGCCAGTTCGTTCCCCGATAGCTACGAGGACATCGTCACGATGGGAGCGAACGCTGCCCACCGGCTGATGAAGCGCAAAGGCCTCGAGCCCGAGGATATTGGCCGCATCGACGTCGCGACCGAGAGCGCGTTCGACAACTCGAAGCCAGTTTCGACGTACGTCGCTGGCTGCCTCGAGCAGGTCTACGAGGCCGATTTCCACCACGCGAACAAGGGCGAGCGGAAGTTCGCCTGTATCTCGGGGACCCAGAGTCTCGACGACGCGTACAACTGGATCCGCGCGGGCCGGAATCGCGGTCGATCAGCGCTGGTCATCGCGACCGACACGGCGCTGTACGCCCGCGGTGACGACGGTGAGGCGACGCAGGGAGCCGGTGCCGTCGCGATGCTCATCAGCGAGGATCCGAATCTGGTCGAACTCTCCGCCGAACAGGGGTACGGCTCGGCCGACGAGACCGACTTCCTCAAGCCCAACCAGCAGTTCCCGAGCGTCGACGGGAAACGCTCCGTGCAGGTCTACCTCGCGCGGATGCGCGAAGCACTCGAGGACTTCGAGAGCGTTGCAGGCGAGGTCCACGAGGAGGACTTCATCTATGCCCCCTTCCACACGCCGTTCCCAGGGATGGTCCGGAAGGCCGCCCTACTGGCATTCCGCCACGTCACTCGGAACACGGAAGTCGAGGACGAACTGGCAGACGAAATCGGTCGCCAGCCCCGACCCGAGGCGTTCGACTCCGACGACGAGTATCGCGACGCCCTCCGGGAGTACATGGACCTCCTCAAGGACACCGACCGCTACGCCGAATGGTACGACACGACGATCGATCCGACGCTGACGATCGCTCGCGAGGTTGGCAACTGGTACACCGGCTCCGTCCACGTCGCCCGCGCGAGCGCGCTCAAACACGCCCTCGAGAACGACCGCGAGATGACCGGCAAGAAACTGCTCATCGGCTCCTACGGCAGTGGAGCACAGGCGGAGATGCACTCCGAGACGGTTCAGGAGGGCTGGAAAGACGAGATCGGGGCCCTGAATATCGACGGGCAACTCGCCGACCGCTACGAGATGGAGTGGGCCGACTACGAGGAGATCCACGACTCCCACAACCACGATATGGACGTCGATATCGAGGAGTTCACGACGCCCAACGAGGAGTTCGTCTTCGACGGCTGGGGCCGCATGGGCGAGCGGAAGTACCGCTACGTCGAGTAG
- a CDS encoding DUF2150 family protein, translating to MSNPPTEFYSEERWQNWIDRIKDEDIDPEDESSARLLLNLQDDTAIAIAKIVAAYDDGELEQEVALEEINDVREIVLDEVDIEDEEKLILVDGVQTSLVCVFFAAEEYVANGPTDEGTVGDYLSAAADAEAEEDLDAALGYAAQAGTLIIDDQELDMTVAEDLEYGLVTEWINGLDSLQSAMSDPEVVEEDE from the coding sequence ATGAGCAATCCCCCGACCGAGTTCTACTCGGAGGAACGCTGGCAGAACTGGATCGATCGCATCAAAGACGAAGACATCGATCCGGAAGACGAATCGTCGGCGCGACTCCTGTTGAATCTGCAGGACGACACGGCGATCGCAATCGCCAAGATCGTCGCTGCCTACGACGACGGGGAACTCGAGCAAGAGGTGGCCCTCGAGGAGATCAACGACGTCCGCGAGATCGTCCTTGACGAAGTCGACATCGAAGACGAGGAGAAACTGATCCTCGTCGACGGCGTTCAGACCAGTCTCGTCTGCGTCTTCTTCGCGGCCGAGGAGTACGTTGCGAACGGGCCGACCGACGAGGGTACCGTCGGCGACTACCTCAGCGCTGCGGCCGACGCCGAAGCCGAAGAGGATCTCGACGCCGCACTCGGCTACGCGGCGCAGGCGGGGACGCTGATCATCGACGATCAGGAACTCGATATGACCGTCGCCGAGGACCTCGAGTATGGACTCGTTACGGAGTGGATCAACGGCCTCGACAGCCTCCAGAGCGCGATGAGCGATCCGGAAGTCGTCGAGGAAGACGAGTAG